Genomic window (Pseudovibrio brasiliensis):
TCGGCTTGAAGAAGTAACGCATGGCAAGAAAAAACGCCGATACGAACTCCTTCAAAAGCAACGACTTTGCGGCCTGTCCCAGTCCCATAGCCTTTACAGCCCTTTCTTGATCGAACATGCCAGAGGCATGGAAGATCGATTACAATCCAAGAGAACCTGCGAACACTTCAAGGAAGTCATACAAGGTTCTCGTTACCCTTTCCTCTCGAATTAAGGAGCAATACTAGCTCCGGCGAGATATCCGATAATCGGGATCCCGATTATCGTCAGGGTAAAAATGACTTTGCGGATCGTCGGTTCCGCCAGCTCAACCCAGCCTTTTTCGGTTGGGTTGCGCTCTCTTCCTTTGTTGATGGCTGCCTCCATAAATCCAAGAAGGAGACGGTAGTTCAGCCATCCAAGGTAAATTCCCATCACACCGCCGATCAAACCGGCGATGGAAATCATGCTCCAAATCCGCCGACCGGTGGAGTCCAGCCCATGAACATCAGCACGAACGCTACGATGAACACCATTGCCAGAGACAGCGGCAGGAAGACTTTCCAACCCAGACGCATCAGCTGGTCATAGCGGTAACGAGGTACCATTGCTTTCGCCATGGAGATGAAGAAGAACACCAGCAGACATTTCAGCAGGAACCAGACAATGCCAGGAACCCAGGTGAATGGAGCGATGTCCAGCGGAGGCAGCCAGCCACCCATGAACAGGATGGTCATCAGACCACACATCAGGGAGATCGCCACGTACTCACCCAACATGAACATCATGTAAGGGGTAGAGCCATACTCAACCATGAAGCCTGCAACCAGTTCGGATTCCGCTTCCGCAAGATCGAATGGAGGACGGTTTGTTTCAGCAAGTGCGGAAACAAAGAACACCACGAACATTGGGAACAGCGGCAACCAGTACCAGTTCAAAATGGACAGCCACGGAACGCCCAGCACATGGGCAAGGCCACGAGCCTGCTGTGCGTAAACGATCTCGGAAAGGTTCAGCGAACCAACGCAGAGCAGAACAGTTACGATCACGAAGCCGATAGACACTTCGTAAGAAACCATCTGTGCCGCAGAACGCAAAGCTGACAGGAACGGGTATTTGGAGTTGGACGCCCAACCACCGATGATCACGCCGTAAACTCCAAGGGAGCTGATCGCGAACACATAAAGAATACCCACGTTGATGTCTGCAATCACCCAGCCCTGCGCAACCGGAATAACGGCCCAAGCAGCAAGGGAGAGAACCACTGTAATCAGCGGCGCAAACAAGAACAGGAACTTGTCAGATCCGGAAGGGATCATTGGTTCTTTCAAAACGAATTTCAAAAGATCCGCAAAACTCTGCAGCAAGCCCCAGGGGCCAACCACGTTAGGACCACGACGGATCTGAACAGCAGCCCAGATCTTACGGTCAGCGTAAAGAATGTAAGCAACGATCAGCAGCAGCACGACCATCAGCAGCACGCTCTGGAAGAGCATGATGATCAGTGGCCAACCGTAATCCCAGAAAAAAGCTTCCATGCTCACCGTCCCCTTATTCCGCCGCCTCAGCTCGGCGCTGCATGGCAAGTGCAGAACACTCGGCCATCACCGCTGAAGCTCGGGCAATCGGGTTGGTTAGATAAAAATCACTGAATGCCTGCGCAAAACCGGCACCACTCATGTCACCACCGCGTGCAGCAAGCTTGGAAACATCCGAAGCCACACCGGTTGCAATGCAATTTACGTTCGCCATGTGAGGAACAGCTTCAACAAGTGCACCGCGCAGCTGCGCAAAACTGTTGAAGGCAAGCGGCTTACCAAGTGCACCGGAAAGCGCACGAATGATCGCCCAGTCCTCACGTGCATCACCTGGAGGGAATGCAGCGCGGTTAGCCAGCTGTACACGGCCTTCCAGGTTCACGTAGGTACCTGGCTTCTCGGTGTAAGCAGCACCTGGCAGAATAACGTCAGCGCGGTGTGCGCCGCGGTCGCCGTGAGTACCGATGTAAACAACGAACGCATCACCGAAGGAAGACATGTCCAGTTCGTCTGCACCAAGCAGGAACACAACATCAACGTCGCCCTTGGCAGCTGCATCCTGAATGCCACCAGCATCCAGACCACCCTCACCCGGAACAAATCCGATATCCAGACCACCAACGCGGCTTGCAGCGGTGTGCAGAACGTTAAAGCCGTTCCACTCATCGCTCACAGCACCAACGCTCTCAGCCAGCTTTGCAGCGCTCGAGAGAACAGCAGCACCGTCTTCACGAGCGATTGCGCCTTCACCAACGATGATCATTGGCTTCTTCGCACCCTTCAGAACCTCTGCAAAAGCATTCTTGCCAGAAGCTATGTCTGCCAGAGTGTCTGGACCAGCGCCAAGATAGTCTACGTCATAGGTCAGATCTGCAGGCTGGCCGATAAAGCCAATCTTCGCACCGCCGTGACGCCAAACCTTACGGATGCGGGCATTAAGAACCGGCGCTTCAACACGTGGGTTCGCACCCACGAGAAGAATTACATCAGCATCTTCAATACCTTCAACGGAAGAGTTAAACAGATATGTTGTACGGCCAAGAGATGGATCAAGCTGAGCACCATCCTGACGGCAGTCCATGTTCGCAGAGCCAATGCTCTCCATGAGAGCTTTCAGCGCAAACATGTCTTCAACAGAAGCAAGATCACCAGCAATC
Coding sequences:
- the nuoG gene encoding NADH-quinone oxidoreductase subunit NuoG; translated protein: MTKLVVDGKEIEVPAEYTVMQACEEAGAEIPRFCFHDRLSVAGNCRMCLVEVKGGPPKPVASCAMGVRDLRPGPEGQPPEIFTKSPMVKKAREGVMEFLLINHPLDCPICDQGGECDLQDQAMAYGVDSSRFAENKRAVENKYIGPLVKTIMTRCIHCTRCVRFTTEVAGVSELGLIGRGEDAEITTYLEEALSSELQGNVIDLCPVGALTSRPYEFNARPWELVKTESVDVMDALGSAIRVDTRGKEVMRIMPRLNEEVNEEWISDKTRFIWDGLKTQRLDRPYAKQNGKLAPASWTDALNAVASRVKAAGGAKTAAIAGDLASVEDMFALKALMESIGSANMDCRQDGAQLDPSLGRTTYLFNSSVEGIEDADVILLVGANPRVEAPVLNARIRKVWRHGGAKIGFIGQPADLTYDVDYLGAGPDTLADIASGKNAFAEVLKGAKKPMIIVGEGAIAREDGAAVLSSAAKLAESVGAVSDEWNGFNVLHTAASRVGGLDIGFVPGEGGLDAGGIQDAAAKGDVDVVFLLGADELDMSSFGDAFVVYIGTHGDRGAHRADVILPGAAYTEKPGTYVNLEGRVQLANRAAFPPGDAREDWAIIRALSGALGKPLAFNSFAQLRGALVEAVPHMANVNCIATGVASDVSKLAARGGDMSGAGFAQAFSDFYLTNPIARASAVMAECSALAMQRRAEAAE
- the nuoH gene encoding NADH-quinone oxidoreductase subunit NuoH, with amino-acid sequence MEAFFWDYGWPLIIMLFQSVLLMVVLLLIVAYILYADRKIWAAVQIRRGPNVVGPWGLLQSFADLLKFVLKEPMIPSGSDKFLFLFAPLITVVLSLAAWAVIPVAQGWVIADINVGILYVFAISSLGVYGVIIGGWASNSKYPFLSALRSAAQMVSYEVSIGFVIVTVLLCVGSLNLSEIVYAQQARGLAHVLGVPWLSILNWYWLPLFPMFVVFFVSALAETNRPPFDLAEAESELVAGFMVEYGSTPYMMFMLGEYVAISLMCGLMTILFMGGWLPPLDIAPFTWVPGIVWFLLKCLLVFFFISMAKAMVPRYRYDQLMRLGWKVFLPLSLAMVFIVAFVLMFMGWTPPVGGFGA